The Vigna angularis cultivar LongXiaoDou No.4 chromosome 6, ASM1680809v1, whole genome shotgun sequence genome contains the following window.
taatatacacaatattttcactttcttcacctttatcttttttttcttcttacatCACTCCAagtcaaacatttttttttcttttgtctttctGCTTTTTTTACTTTCCACCTACATCCCATATGTGCAGTAATCATATTCCAAATAatacaaagagaaagaaatggaaggaacattcaacaaatttaaacataaactttaatagttttaatttaagGCATGATCTCTAACCTACCCACTCTTTTTAActataataaacttttattataaaatatcaatgGGATTGAAGTTTTTAAATGGCTGAAAGacgaaataattaattaagttatgtactattttaaaaatttaaaaatgattgatatataaaatggtttatattattaataaaatatttaattgatttttaacatagaatctaaattgatttttaacttaattatcaatattttaactatttattatcaataattcaaaaatcatttgtaattaaattaaaaaaattaaagttttgaaattgcTGAAAGATAATTTCAGCGACagataacaaaaacaagtaTTAGTGTAATAAATGTAGATCTTTCTCGTGTATATGTTCTTCGTTAGTAGTATACCTTGTATGTTATTGAGATAAATggatttataaaatgatttgaaGCATGTTAATGAGATTAAAAAGGAGAGACATAAATGAGTGTGAAGTGGAAGATTAGCCTATGAGTAGATTGGATAGTTTGAGTTGAAGTAGGTGATAGAAGTTTGAATTGATTGGGAATGGCATGGGTAGGGTATAGAGACATTTATATATTCCTGGTTTCACTAATTTACGTGAATGTGATTTAATGCCAATCCCCTGCAACACAGTTTCCATAGGTTCAAGCCTTTCATCTAAACATAATAAATACTCTCAAAACTTTTCTTGCTTCTTGCTTCTTGTTGTTAACCAGACAGAACAATATTGGATACATTTCCCCAAAAAAACCTTATTAGTCTTTGATTTGGTTTAGCACATTTGACTTCTGTACCATTCATagatgagagagaagagaaaccCACACACAACAGCTGTATAAAACCAATCAATTCACACTCATAGGTGTAGTGTAGAGTAGAGGTCATTCCATTTTCCTAAGTTCTAATCATATATTTAACTCggaaactttaataattaacaaCTTCATATACATCAcccttcatcttctttttccatATAAAAATAAGGTTTATATAAACAGACATACCAACTTAGGAGTGTTGTCTAAGCAACTTGATTTTGTCTAGTAAAGTAAAGTAATTACATTGACTTTCATCCTACTTAAAAAAATACCAAACACATAGATTAATGGACTCTGCTTTAagcatgagaaaaaaaaaaatgaattataatcACAAAATCGATAATGTTTACATTCATTTagtagattttaaatttaattcgaTTTTCAACCTCGGTTAccatacattaaaaatattgtttattttgaaacataaaattctatcacaattttatttttaaaaaatatcttagaaaataaaaagaataaatactTCAAGATCTCAGCTTTGCACTTTACAAAAGGCCTCACAATTATTAATATCATGTTGAATTTGTTTCCGGAATATGATTGTATGTTCCCGAGGTTATTCCTGAGGTTGTCTTGCATTCCGGAGTCCTCTATCCGGAAAGGTTATGGTCGTATCAATCACGTATTCCTTTTATTCTTCAGTTTCTGGTATGTAAATTTGTACGATTACAGCTTGTATGGCATGGGTCAATTACACCtatgaaagatgaattcttCTGACACTTACAGGAAACTAAATATTGATGACCAGAAAGGTGTGTTGACTTtgacatttttcattttaaaatccCTTTATTTGCCCTTTATGGTTTAGCTAACAATCTGTAACTGTAATATTTTGATTAGGCCGGTCGACCTTCTCATGCATGTTTGGAGtcaaaatattcaatttctACCACGATTCCATCTTTTTCGTAAACTTACTCCGAGAATATGATTACCCATTCAGTAGAGTGAGAAAATTTTCTTACCTCGTAACCACGATGCTCCGCCTCAAATCCTGCCTCGGGTGCTCCAAATACGGCGGCGCTATCGCAACCAAGGCAACAAAAGAGGGATAAAGGACAATGGAATATGTACCGTATGGTCGGATGGCTAATACGATTGTAGGACGGACTGAAAATTAGGAAATGGTTTATCCATATGACGTCACTTAACTAAACGATAAAGCCGGAAAAAGGTAAAAATGTACAATCATAGTTAGAAGACAAATTTTATTACAAGGATTAAGGTAAATGATAATTAGAGGTATTGAGTTTAGATTAGGTCACAAATAAAGCTTTGTTAATCTCAAATTTATgctgaaaattataaatatcgGTCAAAAATAAGAGGTAAGTGTTCGTATTTATTACACATTTATTATTGCACTCAAATTACCGTACGGGTCATCACTGACTTTGACATCATCGAAAAATCTTTGACAGGTACACCTCTAAACGGTAAACAAGAAATTGGAACAACAACTAAACAAAGACTAAAAAACATTATGTAAGATTTAAGTGACTTGATTCCATAACCGAAACATAATCCATGTGAATAAAAACGGagggagaaaggagaaagaCATACAAGACACGAGGTGAAggggaaagagagaaaaataattaaaatttaatttcaaaaccTCACACATTTCATAGGGGTGCAGGTCTATATCCGAGGGTTGCAGAAAGCAATTTccttattaatattaattaataaccttggtgaaaaatattaatattattggtATTTCTTTTACGAGGtggaaatataaatttgttgcAAGTTGTTAGTGTGTGAAAGTTGGTGGTTTACAGTAAGGATGGGTAATGAGTCAAATTGGACCCCACACACTCTCCTCCGTCAAGACTGTTCTGCATGATAATGGGTCCCACTCCTCCAAACTTTAACGTCACGCTTTTATGAGTCGACACTCGGAGTGGTTCACCTGTGCTCGGGTCCACCGCAGAGTAGAATAATCCCATCGATCCTAACCTCACATcgcatttttattttcatcaccATTCCTTAGTTCCCAATTTTCTTTCTCAAATAATatcctttttaaaattaaccaattaaatttaaaatcactttATTTATCGatataaacttttcaaaaaaactgaattctgacattattttaagatataaaaaacaagttaaaattcAGTTTGGAGAAACGAATTCTAACCTAATTTTTCACTccatctaaaaataaaaatattaatttaataaatcattaataaaataaacagtaATGATAAAGtaggtttatttttatttattattaggcttactagaaataaatttaattacaaatgtttaatttatgaaactaattaatagaaataaaaatattatatcaaaatagtaattttaaaataatgtaaaattatgtgttaaatatttaaatacattgtGAGAGTAGttcaaaaaatggaaaaaattaataaaaataataatacattgtTATTTGAAGGCAGAAGAACATTGCGAAGATTTATGCTGATTCAAAAGTACAACATTCATCAGATGTGCCAaaccaattatttattttcctcccacctcttatatataaaatatttcaatcgATATTATTTCcttaaaaaccatttaataacTAAAAGTATATATGAATGGCTAAAACATTCTACATTCATAATTAAAGTTATCAATAATGTATTAAGATTTGAATTTGAACTGGttctgaaatttatttagaaatgaAATTAGCAATTTATCAAAATAGTTTGATTCTGAGATACATGAAACACTCTCACGAAACATGAATAAAGACAGAACATCATTATGACTAATCACATAACACAAAAGAGGACACAAGGATTAACCGCTAATCTCATACCCTGTATAATTATTTGCTTCCTTTATCATACATTCACTGCAACTGGCTTTGCCCATGAAAATGACAACACAGATAGTACTTCCGGCAGGTTGGAGGCACATGGAAACAAGATCCCACAATATTCACTTCCCTCCTTTGCAATTAATTCGCATACAAGTGTTTGAGCTAAACTTAAAAATCTTAATCCACTAGATTAGATCATAATCAACATTTACATGCAATCCAAAATAGTAATCCACAATTATACAAGATCAAAAGAAGAATGCATGGGAAGTGAATTTGATGTAAGCTTAAAATGCCTTTCCTTTGGTTTCACTCTTAACAAAATGCCCTACAAAGTCTATCCACCTTCCACGTGATTCACCGTAACAGGCAATCCTGCTGCTGAtgacattatttaatttatgtagaaaaaaaaagagaatttgTATGTGCCCATTATACAGTAGACTGGTATATTTATACAGGTATATACACCACCCAAGTTGTGCTTCCAAACAAATCTCAATAACTCAGTGAGGTTATTGAGAATTTTGtatatacatttttcttttccttgtttCCTAGATTCTCTgccaaaacaaacaacaacatcTGCTTCCTCCAGAGGGAGGCTTCCACCATCCCTTCCCTCCCTCTGTATCCACCTTCACGGGTTGCTAAAAAACAATGTGTCTTCATTCTTCACTCTCAAAAGTTATACATCACCATACACCATAGATACCTCTTATTCCTAAACAGCAAACTCTCACACACACCCTTTAGcgtttttattttgagtttccGAGGTCGCAACATGGCCTGCACCGAAAACAGACAGCCGAAGGTTTCTGTTTTCCTCTGTTTCTCATTTGTGTACGTGGTCGCGGTTTTGTTTAGTTGTGAACGGGTTTCGGGGCAAACGTCTGCTGTTTTTGCCTGCGATGTTGCCAAGAACCCGGCTTTGGCTGGTTACGGATTCTGTGACAAGTCACTCTCGGTGGAGGACAGGGTCGCGGACTTGGTGAAGAGGTTGACATTGCGAGATAAAATCGGAAACTTGGTGAATTCTGCTGTTAACGTGAGTAGGCTTGGGATTCCCAAGTACGAATGGTGGTCTGAGGCGCTTCATGGAGTGTCCAACATTGGACCTGGGACTCGCTTTTCCAGTGTCGTGCCCGGTGCCACCAGTTTTCCCATGCCCATTCTCACTGCAGCTTCTTTCAACTCTTCTCTGTTTGAAGCCATCGGAAGAGTGAGTGCGATTTGAACTCTTTCTCTCTGTCATGCTTTGTGGTCAGGTTTTTCCTTTGTTGGGTGGATCACAATTCACAACGGTCCCTCAAAAAATGGGAAAGGGtggtttctttccttttttactGAATGAGGACATCAAAAGTCTTTAACTTTAATCTCCAAGTTGGTTGTTATCACAGAATTTGAGGGAGTTTGGTGAGGTTTTGAATGTCATTGTATGGGTTCAGAGTCTTTAAAATTGTGGCATTGTGGGGACTTCTCTATTGCTTTCATAATGCTGTACACTGTACGTAAGTGATTCAGCtgttcttaatttttttgttttttgttaatATGCAGTTATTTAGAGTTGTTTGTAGCAGAAAGGTTGAAGCTATCCTTAATTGATCAGGAGAAGTAGATGGATGGGTAGTAGTGGttacattgtttttttttcagtcaCGACTTTTAGGTATTAACATCTGATTAACCGATACAATAATGAATGAAGCAGAAATTTATGGTGAAACTGTAGATATTTATGTGTCCCCTTTTTCTAGCTCGCGTGTTGAAAAACTAATGTGAATGACAGAGAGGGTTTGATGTTGATTGTTTGCCAAGGATATAGTTTAAACATTGATCACTCCCTCTATTTTCAATTGTGATAGCCCATTTAAATGGGAAAGGATTAAATTgctttaaataatcaaaatgtATCATAAGCTATATTTGGATGCAAGGTTATTTGTTGTGACTTATCAGTGATGTTTAAGATTAACTGTTCTCATTCCAGGTAGTTTCAACTGAAGCCAGAGCAATGTACAATGTGGGGCTAGCCGGTTTGACTTATTGGTCGCCAAACATAAACATATTCAGAGATCCGAGATGGGGAAGAGGACAGGAGACACCGGGGGAAGACCCTTTGCTAAGTAGTAAATATGCATCAGGATACGTGAAAGGTCTTCAACAAACCGATGATGGAGACTCCAACAAGCTCAAGGTTGCTGCTTGTTGCAAACACTATACAGCCTATGATTTGGATAACTGGAAAGGTGTTCAGCGTTACACCTTCAATGCTGTGGTAATCTACTGCATACATTGATTCAAAACTCAACGTTCATGTGATTTAAATCCAGAACAATCATTTTGTCACCCCTTCTTTTATGTTGAATTTGTTAGGTGACACAACAAGATTTGGATGACACTTTCCAACCACCGTTTAAGAGCTGTGTGATAGACGGGAATGTTGCCAGTGTCATGTGTTCCTACAACCAGGTTAATGGAAAACCAACCTGCGCAGACCCTGACCTTCTCAAGGGGATTATCCGGGGCAAATGGAAATTAAACGGGTATCTTTAATTCCTTAATCTTGTAATTTACGTAAGGTAAATTGATTATGTTTGTTAATGTGGTTTTTAATGTGATATGAGTATGTGGTATGTTCAGATATATAGTATCGGACTGTGATTCCGTAGAAGTTCTTTTCAAAGACCAGCACTACACCAAAACTCCTGAAGAAGCTGCAGCCCAAACTATTCTTGCAGGtcagaaaacatgaaaagacTCTGGAGCATCAATAAATCGTGATAGCCATTTGCAGAAATTATGCAAGATACCTGTTTGCTTATGTTAATTTTGATTTCACAGGGTTGGATTTGAACTGTGGAGATTATCTTGGCAAATATACAGAAGGTGCAGTGAACCAAGGGCTTGTGGATGAAGCGGCCATTAACAATGCTGTCTCCAACAACTTCGCCACATTGATGCGTCTTGGTTTCTTTGATGGTGATCCAAGCAAGCAACCTTATGGAAACCTTGGTCCGAAGGATGTATGCACTTCAGAGAACCGGGAGCTGGCCCGTGAAGCTGCAAGGCAAGGAATTGTGTTGCTTAAAAATAGTGCAGGTTCTTTGCCTCTCAATGCCAAAGCCATTAAATCATTGGGAGTGATAGGGCCTAATGCTAATGCTACTAGAGTCATGATTGGAAACTATGAAGGTATACAAAATTCAATCCCTTATGATACCCTCATGGATATAAAGTTGGTAACTGCCAAATTTGGCAAACCTATTGACTGAGAGTTGAACACTTTTTTATCTTTACCTCGTGCTTAACATGGGATTTGATGAGTTACTGAAATTTTGCAGGCATTCCTTGTAGCTATATATCACCCTTGCAAGCCCTGACAGCGTTAGTTCCTACGAGCTATGCTCCTGGATGTGCAAACGTGCAATGTGCGAATGCGGAGTTGGATGATGCCACACAAATAGCAGCATCTGCAGATGCAACTGTGATCATAGTGGGTGCAAGTCTGGCTATAGAGGCCGAGAGTCTTGACAGAATCAACATTCTTCTTCCAGGACAGCAACAACTTCTAGTGAGTCAAGTTGCAAATGCATCCAAGGGACCTGTGATTCTTGTCATCATGTCTGGTGGGGGAATGGATGTGTCTTTTGCTAAATCTAATGATAAAATCACAAGCATCCTATGGGTTGGCTACCCTGGCGAAGCTGGTGGAGCTGCCATAGCAGACGTGATTTTTGGGTTTTATAATCCAAGTAAGTCGTTATTCAAAGTTCTctcttgaataaaaaaaattcaatcctATGATGTTGCAACTTTGACCCCGGAGTATGATTTCCTGATGCAGGTGGAAGGCTTCCCATGACATGGTATCCTCAATCATATGTAAACAAGGTACCAATGACAAACATGAACATGAGGGCAGATCCTGCAACAGGTTACCCTGGTAGAACATATAGATTTTACAAAGGGGAAACTGTTTTCTCCTTTGGAGATGGAATAAGTTTCTCAAATATTGATCACAACATAGTTAAGGCACCACAGTTGGTGTCTGTTCCTCTAGCAGAGGATCATGAATGTCGTTCATCAGAATGCATGTCACTTGATGTTGCTGATGAACATTGCCAAAACTTGGCCTTTGATATCCACCTTGGGGTGAAGAACATGGGGCAAAGAAGCAGTAACCATGTAGTTTTATTGTTCTTTACTCCTCCTGATGTGCATAATGCTCCTCAGAAACACTTGTTGGGTTTTGAGAAAGTACACTTACCAGGAAAATCAGAAGCACAGGTTAGGTTCAAGGTAGATGTTTGCAAGGATTTGAGTGTGGTTGATGAGCTTGGCAACAGGAAAGTTCCACTGGGACAACATCTGCTTCATGTGGGAAACTTGAAGCATCCATTTATTGTGAGGGTTTGAAACAAGTCTTCAAATCCTCTCCACtgttttttttcccttttcctcGTTGGTTTCCTTGAAAAGATTTCTTCGAGGGGATCAGAAATAAGTCATACGTAACTGTAACAAAATTCTCAGATTTGTATTGTCATATTCAAAtcacaaattgaaaaaaaaccaaaatcaagTTTTCATTAGAGTCCTCGTTATATGATTTAATCATGCAAAACTTAGTTTTGTCttataattagttcttttaccCATGCAGATCACGTATTATatacatgtttttaattttaaattatcaaatacaTTTGTAAAGCCGATTATCATTTTTATACTCTCATTAACTCATTCTCGTAAAAGTTATTATTCAATGCAGCTTGGATCCTCTCGGCACCGAAAAAGTCTTGGACTAAGAGGAGGCCCAAGTTGACAATTTCGTAAAGTGTGATGAGAGTTACCACCCTAACTGCTTTCTACGActctttagattttttttttttttattccaaaaatatcctaggttaaacttttttaacttttatcttttaattttatttatcttttttaaaactttaattttgcaGCATCTGTCACCTCCACCTcctcacttttctttttctctaattacaGAGAAACCTTATccctcactttctctcttcctctcttcttcacACAAAGAGTCTCCACCCCcttactttttctcttcctcttttctttgcaCACAGAGAGCCCCCACCCCCACCTCCTCCCTCTTTCTCTTCgtttatttttctcttacaCTTTTTTGTGGTTAaaactttcttctttttgttctttttgtatATGTGCTCGGTAAACAGATGTATGTGGTGTACTGTGtaagaggaaaaagagaaatACGAAGGCTTGAACGAATGTGGGAAATCCGTTCAGCCTTCAACGGATCTTGAGATCCGTCCACGGATGTCGATATCGGTTGAAGGTTGAACTGATTTCAGGCCTTCGCGTTTCAactctttttttaattcttttttgtttttagttttattaatattttttgtagattttaatttctgaacattataaatgtttatttatatagattttacataatttaataatttttgtaatattttttatatataaaaaattgttaaaaaataaaagaaatttcaacAGAAAAGTGAGAGAATGGAGTTGCAGAACAAAATAGGAATGGAGAGGTGCAGGAGTGtgatggtggagggagtaacccTCAACTCCGATAGTTAAAGTTTTCATGCGCATACCACATTCGCTTAATCATTAATAAGTTAAGATTAGACAAAGATGACTCTAATGGGAAAATTACATTAATCAAGGACCTATTTAATCATGGGGCCAACGCATACTTGGGCTTGTTCAAGGCCCATCATTAGCAAGGAAGTTCGCTCAAGAATAGTATAAACATAGCATAATTACATAGGTGAGTTTGGTTTCAATTCATTCATAAGCCGAAGTGGAAGGGAAATGTTCTTGTTTTACATTCAATGCAACCACTTTTAAGGGtaaaatatagtaatttaaaaaagtaaagtttaGTATTCTGTGCAGTAAGATATTTGGCAATCTTCACTAAATATCTAAGAACTATTTTTGTAAGAAACACATTAAACTCATAGGAATAACCAATATCTTAAACTTGTGAAGAGAAATGGGGGTTGAAGGAGAAAACAAACGTATGCTAAATAAATTAGATTGTTcattaaagaataattatatcTGATAATGTGTATCCATAATACACCCCTGCATTATGCAAAATGCAGGTCACCctgaatttagtttttattcCTGTGATCTTTATTAGAACTGTCTCTTTAAAATGAGTCACTTgactattataattattatttagaaGGCGAACACTATACATTAGCTAGGTcttgaaaaaagttaaaaggaaATTATAGGCATTCGAAATATCTAAATAAGATAGCAGCAGCAGCATTATTAATTTCACATTGGAATAAGCATACACAGATAAATAAACCTGACACTACAACAAAAATTAGGGCTACTAACCACTTCTGAAAAGCCTTGTTCAAGCGGTATTCCTTTATTACAAGAGGAAGAAGCacataaaagaagagaaaattgagaaaatagAAGGCATAAACACTGCTTAACTGGTGGAAGGAATCCTATACTTGTAAAGTGCAGCAATGAGACCTTCAATGTATTGATTGTGAAGTTCTGCAGAACTGAAAACCTTCCCCATCTCCTTTGCATTCTTCCTTAAACTACTTCCCTCTTCATCCACGATTGCAAACCTCAATGTCTTGGCCACAGAGTCCCCAGTAAAGGACCCATCTTTCTCGCTCCTTGGCACCTCAATGGCCACCTTCTTTTCCTCTAGCACCCTTGAAAACAGGGCTTGGTCAAGCAAATAAGGTAAGGTCACAAGCACATGCCCAAAATGAAGTTTTTCAATCACAGAACCAGAACCACAGTGACTCATGCATCCCCCAATTGCTCCATGAGCCAAGATCTTAAGCTGGGGTGCCCAACCCTTCCAAACAATCCCACGATCCTTCGTTCTCTCCTCAAACCCTTCTGGCAACTCGAGCACCCCCTCTTTCAGGTTCTTCAGAGCCCAAAAGAAAGGCAACCCAGAAAGCTCAATGCCATTGGCCAACTCAGTGAGGTCTTCCTGACTCAGCTTCAACTCGCTCCCAAATCCAATGTACACCACTGAAGAGGACTCTTTTCCGTCCACCCAGTCCTTGATTGTGACCCAGTCAGGGTTTTTATCTTCCTCTTCAACATCTCTTATCTGCATCGATGGTGGAAGCAACCCCACTGGAACCACAGGGACCTTGTAGTTATCGGCAAGATAATCTAACCACTCTCCCTCAAGCTCTCTGGAGGTTCTGAGAAGAAACAAGTCACAGCTGGAATATGCTTTGTTGAGATCAAAGTTAGCCTTTTCCCCTGTCTCCTCGTCTTTGTTACGTTTCAATGCTCTGAGGAACTCATAAGGCCTGAGACGAAGTGTTGTGGGGAAAGGAAGCCAAGTGGGAGGGCCACATATGGTTTCAATGGAGAAATCCTTCATTTTGTCCTTTGGTGGATCAAAGAAGACTTTGTTGTAAGCTGGAGTTATGTTGTAATGCGCACAGGAAATGTTGAGGCTTTTAGCTATTGGGATTACCCAAGCAGCTGCAAAGTCGTAGAATAGCCAATCAGGCTTGGAAGTTTTGAGCACCTCAGCAACTTGGAGACCCTCATAAGCCTTCTTGAGGAAACAGTTCTTTCCTGGGGGAAGTTCCATGGTGCTCTCAACACCTTCTGGAAGATGCTCTACTTGTGGCAATGATAGTCTCACCAATGTAATGAATGGTTGTAAGTTTTTGGGAGCTTTGGGCATGCGATCAATGTTTTTGGGACTGTTTATGAAGGTTACATGATGACCCTTCTGAGCAAGAATCTTGGCCACCTCAAAGTAAGGATATATATGACCCATGGCCAGCCACGGGAGCATGGCTATGTGAAGAGGCTTCTCGATTTTGCCATTGCCATTGCCATTTGCATGAGCTGAAACTGTACCAGCAGAATCCATCAGCAAGTAAAGTGTGTATGATATCTTTGTTACAAGTAATCAGTTGCCAAGGGAGAGGATGATATCTTTGTGTTTTACACAGAGAAACCAACCAGTTATATTAAGTCTTCAGTTTGTTTTCATCTGAGATCATAGAAAAGTAAACATGTCTTGGACCACCTGCctgtaatataatattattatggGTTCACGTCCTCTGCAGTTCAACTTTTAAGCTGCAGCAATCGTAACCTTTAAACagcaaatattatttataaaaaaacaatgaatAATTTTGATTCAATCTGTTAAGGCCGTTGGATCAAAGTGCACTAGGTTGCACTTTAGTTGTAAAACTGCAGAGCAGACCATCCATGTCCATAAGCTATTTGTAAAACCAAAGAAAAGCATGTTACGAGGT
Protein-coding sequences here:
- the LOC108323436 gene encoding beta-xylosidase/alpha-L-arabinofuranosidase 1, whose amino-acid sequence is MACTENRQPKVSVFLCFSFVYVVAVLFSCERVSGQTSAVFACDVAKNPALAGYGFCDKSLSVEDRVADLVKRLTLRDKIGNLVNSAVNVSRLGIPKYEWWSEALHGVSNIGPGTRFSSVVPGATSFPMPILTAASFNSSLFEAIGRVVSTEARAMYNVGLAGLTYWSPNINIFRDPRWGRGQETPGEDPLLSSKYASGYVKGLQQTDDGDSNKLKVAACCKHYTAYDLDNWKGVQRYTFNAVVTQQDLDDTFQPPFKSCVIDGNVASVMCSYNQVNGKPTCADPDLLKGIIRGKWKLNGYIVSDCDSVEVLFKDQHYTKTPEEAAAQTILAGLDLNCGDYLGKYTEGAVNQGLVDEAAINNAVSNNFATLMRLGFFDGDPSKQPYGNLGPKDVCTSENRELAREAARQGIVLLKNSAGSLPLNAKAIKSLGVIGPNANATRVMIGNYEGIPCSYISPLQALTALVPTSYAPGCANVQCANAELDDATQIAASADATVIIVGASLAIEAESLDRINILLPGQQQLLVSQVANASKGPVILVIMSGGGMDVSFAKSNDKITSILWVGYPGEAGGAAIADVIFGFYNPSGRLPMTWYPQSYVNKVPMTNMNMRADPATGYPGRTYRFYKGETVFSFGDGISFSNIDHNIVKAPQLVSVPLAEDHECRSSECMSLDVADEHCQNLAFDIHLGVKNMGQRSSNHVVLLFFTPPDVHNAPQKHLLGFEKVHLPGKSEAQVRFKVDVCKDLSVVDELGNRKVPLGQHLLHVGNLKHPFIVRV
- the LOC108323428 gene encoding soyasaponin III rhamnosyltransferase — its product is MDSAGTVSAHANGNGNGKIEKPLHIAMLPWLAMGHIYPYFEVAKILAQKGHHVTFINSPKNIDRMPKAPKNLQPFITLVRLSLPQVEHLPEGVESTMELPPGKNCFLKKAYEGLQVAEVLKTSKPDWLFYDFAAAWVIPIAKSLNISCAHYNITPAYNKVFFDPPKDKMKDFSIETICGPPTWLPFPTTLRLRPYEFLRALKRNKDEETGEKANFDLNKAYSSCDLFLLRTSRELEGEWLDYLADNYKVPVVPVGLLPPSMQIRDVEEEDKNPDWVTIKDWVDGKESSSVVYIGFGSELKLSQEDLTELANGIELSGLPFFWALKNLKEGVLELPEGFEERTKDRGIVWKGWAPQLKILAHGAIGGCMSHCGSGSVIEKLHFGHVLVTLPYLLDQALFSRVLEEKKVAIEVPRSEKDGSFTGDSVAKTLRFAIVDEEGSSLRKNAKEMGKVFSSAELHNQYIEGLIAALYKYRIPSTS